The stretch of DNA TAGTTTTTGTAACAGTGAGTagattcttcttcttctttcagaACATCTGCCAGTGCCTCATAGAGTTCATCCAGGGGTTCAGCAGCTGTGGATTCCAGCTGTGGGGGAGGAGAACAGGGCAGCTCTGAGCATCACATTGTCATCAAAGAGAAAACAACTGCACCCTAAGCCCCATTTTAGTACAGAGTATTTACACTGAATGTTGTGGTTAGTTATTACATGGGGTAttctcaagggaaaaaaaaaaaaaaagagagaaaaacaagtgaAAAATAAGCTGAAAAGCAAGAGGTACCTTTTTGATGAGCTCAGTCAGGAAGCACCTCCTGTACTTGGCTGAAGGAGGATATTTCACACACAGAGGGTGAAGAATTGTCTACAGTGAGAAGAACCATGGAAACCAATTACCCGGGGCAGGGTTTAGGAAAGGCACTAAGGACCACAGCAGGACCATTAATTGGGTCTGGGTGCCATGAAATACTTTGGAATTTAGTCTGTACAAGAGATGCTAAGCCAGAAATTGAAATGGGATAATTTCTGACAGGTTTGTGAGTTTACAGAACTGTGGCCACAGAGTTCTTACTTTTTGTGGCAACAAAAATATCATTTTTCAATAGAGCAAAGAGGAAAACAGAGTGAGAATAATCCAATTTCCTCTCCTCTTTATTTTGCTCTTCCTTCTTTCCGTTTTGGCTTGCTGCCTGATTTGTGATCCGCAGGGACAGTTTAGCACCCCCATCCCTGTATCCCGAGCATCCCGGAGCCATTCACCACCACATCAGTGCTCCGGCACGCGGGTCTGTTTTGATCTAAGAACACCCAAATACCGGGCAAAGAAGGAAATCTGCGGTTCTGCGGGACCTAAAGAAGCACTGCAACACCAGATCACCGATCTCCGTATTTCTGAGCAATTCCGGCGGATTTGGGACACCCCGGTGATGGCACGGGGGTGACTCCGAGCCGCTCCTCACCTTGTGCAGAATATCCGCCAGCAGCGCGGAGTCCGGCGCGGTCCGCAGGCTTTGCTCGAGTTCCTAGAACaggataaatagataaataaataaattaacaaCGCCGCAGTGCCGCCTCCCCCCGCCCGGCCCGTCCGTACCGGCCAGGGCAGCGagcggagcggccgcgccgccagGAAGCGGCGCTGGAAGCGCAGGGCCAGGCCCGGGCACGGCTCGGCCATGGCCCCGGAGCACACACGGCCGGGCAggccccggctcccggagcaggAGCCGCCCCGAGGGCGGAGCGGCGCCGCCCCACGGGCCCGGAGCACGGAACGGCCAGAGCGGGGATCGAACCCGCGACCCCCGGACACCGCTCCGCCACAGAGCTGCccgggccgccagggggcgctacGGACCCGCTGCCCAAGCGGGAACGGAGAGAGCGGGGAACACCGGGACGGGGGGAACACACACCGGGATGGGGGGGAACACACACCGGGATGGGGGGAAACACACACCGGGATGGGGGGCGATCACACCGGGATGGGGGGGGATCACACCGGGATGGGGGGAACACACCGGGATGGGGGGGAACACACCTGGATGGGGGGAAACACACACCGGGACGGGGGGAACACACACCGGGATAGGGGGGAACACACCGGGATGGGGGGGAACACACCGGGATGGGGGAATGAACACCGGGATGGGGGGAAACACACACCGGGATGGGGGGAATGCGCACCGGGATGGGGGAACATCGAGATCATGGAACACTGCAATAGGGGAAACGTGGAATCACTGGATAAATGAATCATTGGGATCATAAGAACCATGGAAACGTTGTAATTATGGAATCGTGGAATCACTGGAAACATGGAaacacacaatcacagaatattGGAATAATGGAATCAAGGGATAATTGAGTGGTTTGGCTGGGAAGGGTCATTAGAgaccatcccacccctgccatgggcagggacacctcccactgtcccaggctgctcccagccctgcccagcctggccttgggcactgccagggatccaggggcagccacagctgctctgggcaccctgtgccagggcctgcccaccctcacagggaacaattcccaattcccaatatcccatccatccctgccctctggcagtgggagccattccctgtgtcctgtccctccatgctgTTACAAGTACACCTGCCCTATCTGCTCCCTGCGGGCACTGGAAGCGGTCCCAGCTGAGTCCCCTGCGCTGTCCTTTCCCCAGACCCTCCCGGTTTCCCTCACGGAGCCGCCTCGGCCCCGGCACCACCTCAGCGGCCTTGCCTGGCGCGTCACCACTGCGCGCGCCGGCACGTCACCGCCGCGCGCCGCCGCGAAGGACACGGCGCCCGAGCGGGGCCGAACGGGACCGGAGTGACCTGAGCGGGGCCGAACCGAACCGAACCGAAGCGGAGCGGAGCGAGCGGCCCAGGCGGGCAGAGGCGCCATGAGCAGCCCCACGCAGGATGAGAGGCTGCGGGTGCAGCAGCTCCGCGCCCTGCGGCGCCGCTGGCTGCGGgaccaggagctgagcccgcgggAGCCCGTCCTGCCGCCGCAGCGGCTCGGGCCCGTGGCCGCCTTCTGGGAGCGCTTCCTGCGGCCCGGCGAGCCCTGGCGGCACCAGGTGAGCGGCGGGACGCGGGCACCGCGCGGCCTCGCCCGGCCCGCTGGCCCCGCCTGACCGCCCCTGTGCCCGCAGGTGCACAACTTCTACCAGGGCGGCCGCTTCGTGTTTCTGCGGGTGCTGCTCCCCGCCTGGGCCATCACCTACTTCGTGAAGTACCATCTCCTGGTGCGTGCGGGCCCGCCGGGGCAGGGAATGGCCGGGAAGGGCCGCGGGGATGGAGCGGGACTGGTCCCACAGCGGGTGGGGGACGGTGCTGCTCACACTCGGCTGCTGATGAAGGTTATTCCCCGTGGCCTGTTCATCCCAAAGAATCACTCTTGTGACACCctagctgcagagctgcccccagatCTGGGCCAacagcagcaggacctggagctgctggagagagtccagaggagccCACGGAGATGCCCAagagctggagcccctctgctctggagccaggctggcagagctgggggtgctcacctggagaggagaagctccagggacacctcagagcccctgccagggcctgaaggggctccaggagagctgcagagggactggggacaagggatggagggacaggacacagggaatggctcccactgccagagggcagggatggatgggatattgggaattgggaattgttccctgtgagggtgggcaggccctggcacagggtgcccagagcagctggggctgcccctgcatccctggcagtgcccaagaccagggtggatggggcttggagtaacttgggatagtggaagggtTAAGGCCCCTTCCGACCAAAGTCATTCCATGATTTATGGCAGTGCCCAGCTTCTCCTGTGATCTGAGCAGAAAAGCTGTGACTGAATTGTTCCtgtcctgcaggaacagccctgaGAATAACCAGGGCAGCAATTGgtgtggggagggaaagggccAGCCCTGGCCTCCCTGGCAGGTGtgactgctgcagcctcaggtgtTTCTCTCAGCAATGGAAGGTTTAACAGGACTTGTGCTTAGCACAGTTTGTATCCTGGAAGGGTCGTGGTGCCCATTTTGAACACCCTTTGTGCTTTCTCCAAGTAACACTgttctctctgcccttccctgtgttCTCCCCCTGTTCCAGAAATCGCCGCACGGGGTGGTTGTGGCCAACCCACGGATATTCCCAGTAAGTCTCTCATGGCCTGTCTTATCTTCTGTCACACACACAGGAAGGGTTTCCAGGGAGCATCTGGGAAATGTCCAGTGACAGCTTTCCCAAGGGATGTGCTGGGTCCTGTGGGCAGCATAGCAACAGTGGGTTTGGCACTTTAATCTTGTCTCAGTGCCTGTTTCAGTGTTACCTCTCTGTAGCACCTGGCTGATGCTGCCCCTCCTGGGTGGGAAATACAAACATTCCCTTTGGGAATGGGTGTCCAAAGCCCCAGTGATTGTTTACACATGGAATCACACAGGAGTGGCTCTGCTTCTCCTTGTTAAGCCCTGAGAATGTTGGTTCTGGCTTGGTCCCACTTGTCCCTGAAGGTGCCCCACACTCGGGTGTCCCCAAAGAGTTGTGTCACCTCAGCTTGGGACAAGTTTTATGAAGCAGAGAGTGTCACAATGTTTGGtattttcttttccaggctgctctgagctgttACTGATGGGTGTAATAAGTCAGAGGGCAAATATTCCTACAGAAAATCAGCTCTGCCCTTTCTGACTGCTGCCCATTTTTGGCATAACACCTCCTAATCAGCTCTgtctaaaataaaattataaattattacATCCCAAACAGCCACAAAGCAACATGCTGAAGGTCAAGCTGTTGGCCTCTGTCTTCAGCCTCATTTTTCAGTTGAGTTAGGGCAGCTCAGCaggccaggactgtgcctggagctggaacAAGTGACACTGGGGCAGCAGGTTGATTTTTGAGGGATTCCAtggctctccatgggctctgggcCATGGTGTTGGACTCACTGATCACTGCTGGAGGGGATTATGCAGTGCTAgaagtaatttttaaaacaaaGCAACTCAAAATGTGTGGCTGCTGTTCTGTAGTGAAAACAAGGGGTAAAGCAAGCACAGGCTCCAGGAAATTTTGCTGTGATGTTATTCCAGCTTTCTGGGGACGTTGGAGGAATTAGAGTGTTCTGGGTGTGTTGTGAGATCCTTGCCTGAAGTGGGGACAGTTGCAGGTTCCCTGAAGGACTGGGCTGTGTGGGGGGAGCCTGGGTGCCACAGGGAATGCTCACCATGCTCTCTTCCCACAGGGGGACAGGATTTTAGAGACTGGAGAGATCATGCCACCCCTGAAAGATGAGCACCACAGGCACCACTGATGGCCAGGAGCTGATTTCCTCTGTGGGGGAACATGGccagagctgcacctgctgtgtcTGTTCCATAAAAGAGTGTTCACTGGGCATTGTCTCAGCTCCTCTGTCATTTACTGTCCCATTAATCCATGTCATTCCAGGTGTTCCTCCTGTGGGAGTTCATTATTGCTGGATCCTGGGGATCTCCAAGGCCCTTGCTCAGCTCTCAGTGAGACCTGGCAGAAGGACAGTGTGGGCTTGGGGTGACCAGAGAGACACTCCAGATCTCAGGGATtttggagcagagctgagcccctcACACACTTGGTTCTCTCTCCCACTCTACCAACCCCTTCTGACAGACTTCCAGACATTCCACCTTTGTCATCCCACCTCTCTGCCTAGGGGGGGTGGCAGAAGAGGCCCTGCTGCCAAAACCCTTTTTACCACTCTTCCCTCTGCCTTCAGCCCTTTCTGAGGAAGAGTCTTCCAGCCCCCACATCCCAGGGGCACTTTGCACTGGGAAGACTGGTCTCTGAAAGAGCAGTGATCCCTCTGGGTCCCTCCCAACCTGACATATTCTATGATTTGAAGGCTTTAGTAGGTACTTTGGGGATAGGAATGGTTAAACCACAATCCAAAGGGTAACCTGGGTGCCTGTGACACAATtccctcatggagccatgagagAGCAGCCCAGCCTGTGTGTGTGAGGAGCAGGGGACAGGTCAGAGCCCCTGTACTGTGTTTGGGGACAGCCAGACTCCTCATAATGGAGTAGGGACTGGAACCATCAGGGCTGTGGCAAACACAGGGAAAACCCCAGCACTCAAAGGAGATGAGGGAGGCCATGGACCCCAGGCCCTTGCCAAAGCCACATCCCTTTCTTTCCTTGGCCACACAGTGGCTCAGGGTGAGACAGCACTGAGGAATGAACTGGGGGGCAGCAGGATCCTCTGGGTCATCCCTGGGGAAGGTTGAGAGAGCAGGGGCTGTAGGGGAGCACTGGGGAAGTAGAGAGTCAGGGGGAGCCTGGGAGTTGAGGGGTGCTGGGGTTGgtagaggggctgcagggggatgagACTTGTCCTTCCCAAGGCCCTGGGGGTCCCTGTCACCACCCCTGCCCCAAGGTGTGCCCAAGGGCCACAGTGAGCCCACCCCCCTGGCCAGTGATCGGGGTGGCCttccctccctgggctcctctgACACCCCCACCCCACTGAGGACAGCTGGggtaccccaaatccctggctccCCAGGCACTTGTGCAGTGCTTGTGAGGAACTGGGGACTGTGACATCTCCTGGGGACTCCACACACCCAGGGGGATGGATGCCTGATACTCCCAGAGCTCCCAGATTCCCCCAAGAATGCCCTGATACTCCCAGGACTCTCCAGTTCCCCTAAGGAGATGCTGACAACTCTCCTCCTCTAGTGAGAATTCCCCCAGGACTGCAGGGAATTCCTTGTACCCCCAGAGTGCTATGAgcactcccacagctccagcaatccTAGAGACACACCaattccccatgtccctgtgatATGGGGCCCAGGGGGCCATTTTAGGCACAGACTCAGTCCCAGGGACAGGTGTGGGGCCCTGGGGTCACCTGGGGGCTTTGGAACAGATAATCCTCCCTGAACAGAGGGGATGGATACCTTTCCCTCAAGCAGGGAGAGGTTTAAGTGTCATTACCACATAAAAAAAGACAACAGAGCACCTTGAACatgtcctggcacagctgcagcaggagcattcACCTCCATCCCCTGAGCTGTCCCACTGCAGGTGGCAGCACGTGGTGCTGGGCAAGCAGGAGGAGCCACGAGCCTGGTGtgagcccaggcactgctggcagctgctggaCCATGTGCCCCCACAAACACAGGGTGCATCTCCCCTGGGCCATCCCTGCACCTCTCAAAGTCACTGAGTCCAATTTCCCTCACACCACAAATGTGGGAGATGCATTCTCTTGACAATGAAAGCGAAATCTGGGTTTGTACCACATTGTTCCCTCAGGTGCCCTCAGTGTTGCACACACAGATATTACACACAGCTCGACATCTACATAACTTTGAGATCCCTGCCACTAAAAACATATCACTGACCAGTGATAGATGCACACATAGACAATCACAGagtcatggagtggtttgggttgaaggaaCTTTAAATATCATCTTGactcaccccctgccatgggcagggacacctcccattgtcccaggttgctccaagccctgccctgcccagcctggtcttggacatttccagggatccaggggcagccacagctgctctgggcaccctgtgccagggcctgcccactctTATacaatatatacattatatatttagTCAAGGGTTGCATTTCCTTGTTAAGATAGAAGATTAGaaccaaatttaaaaattattagcaGAACTACAAATTGTCAACCAAACTTTTTCAGTTCTTGTTCCTTTCTCCTCTTTAGGTGTATAGAAAGGGTGAGATGTAAGAGTGTGCCCCCGTTGACtgagtgacaaaactatcctttgtcccctcaaaaaagaaagaagcccagaagtttctctgctTGATTAGCTGAAAAAAGCCACGTCATAGGCCCAGggaacttcacctcaaacttaaatATAGCTAATTAAACAGAAGCCAAAAGGTCCCACCTAAGCAATTAactaaaaaaaagaggaaaacaaagaaaCGAATGGCTTTGTAAAGTGTTTTACCAGGAACAAGAACGTCTGACACCCAGCTCCgtttttctgtttgttattttgccttttattaaacctttttgtttcaaaCACTGCAACAAAAGCCATCCTACCAATTTTTATGCCTCCAAAGATAGCTGAGCTATCTAAGGTGTGTTAGAGCCCTCCAAAGCTTATTAAACCTAACTCAAAGAAGCTACTCTAACACTTCTTTGCACCTGCCTTGCACCTTCCATTGCAACAGCTCAAGGAGGAAATCTCCTCCAAAACAATGATGGATCTAAGGCTTTCTGTCCTGCCCTCTGACAGCCACCAGGAcctgcagctggcagggctgagggcaggcACCAGGAAAAGCCACTTGCCAGTGTGAAGGGGAGGTCGCAGCAGAGGTGAGAACTGAGGGGAGGCTCAGTCAAGCTTGGTGTCCTGGGAAATCCCGTGGGAGATCCTGGCATGTGGAACATGCCAACCCTTCCTCTCTCTCACCTGAGGTGcctcaggcaggagctgctggttcCAGCAGTGCCAGAACACAACAGGGAATTCTCCCTGTGCATCCTccagtccctgccagccctgggtgtGTACCCTGGCCTTGGCCAGCTGGGTCTGCCCATgctctggggtgtcccatggcaCAGCAGCTCGGGATCGGGGCCAGGGGAGCTCTCAGGGACATCCAGAGCCGTGTCTGGGCTGACACACATCGATCCACTGTGCCCGTCCATGGTGTGGGGAtggtgcctcaggttttggctttttttcagaatctatttttcagattctgcacTGCTTTAGTGTGCACTTCTGAACTTTGTATTGGGGAatggtaagctctcttcacagagtagggacacaaaacaattccttgtCTAGCAGGGGAttaaggacaaatgatccaaatatcaggcccaagagcacaaacaatggaGAAAAAtaagcaggatgggactgcataactTAAAGCTGTCATTGGATAATGAACTCCAATATGTAAATAGTctagaacttataaaagtgagagaccccatgaccagttgttcattttgtgaccattttggttcaccttgggtgcagctctggctgggctcttgtgctgcccaaggtggatccattgagccCTCCTAACagatccctgctttattctgtaactctgcCCAGTCTCTGTTCCAggccagcctgcacaaggcatcagggAGAGCTGGCTGACACTCTCCTCTGACAGATTTGGGAAGTGCTGGTGGTGGGGGAGAACCTTTGCAGCCAGAGGAAAGCAAGGTTTGTATGGTCAGGAAAAGCTCAGGATGGTCCAGGCAGCTCCAGGAAAAGCCCTGGAATGGTTTTAGGAGGCATGGTAGGTGGAAGAGAAGCTGGGTAACAACACTTGGAAATTATTGTTTCTGTTTCTATTAttgctcagggcagagcaggaggtgACATTCCTCTCACCTTTCATTCCCAGGAATGCAGCTCACTGCAATATTGATGCCTCTGCTGCACCAACTGAATGTTAGATCCACTTTATCATCCAAGACAGGAACAGGAATTATCCTGGAATAACTGGAAACCTCTGTCTTTCTGCAGTGCTCACAGATGTGATGGGCACTGCCAGTTATGGGCCTCAGTTTATCCAGCTAAAAttagggaatggggatcccagtTCATTGAAtttctgacaggctgggagagttgggggtgctcacctggagaggagaagctccagggacacctcagagcccctgccagggcctgaaggggctccaggagagctgcagagggactggggacaagggatggagggacaggacacagggaatggctcccactgccagagggcagggatggatgggatattgggaattgggaattgttccctgtgagggtgggcaggccctggcacagggtgcccagagcagctgtggctgcccctggatccctggcagtgcccagggccaggctgggcagggctgggagcagcctgggacagtgggaggtgtccctgccatggcaggggtgggaatgggatgagctttacagtcccttccaacccaaaccttcccacGATTGTAATTCCTAACTGAACACACTGAAAACATTCACTTTTTGAAACCCCTTTCTAACTGGGCCAAGTTTGCTTCACACATTTATTCTTCAAATAAAGATGGCCAGGCTGGTGACATAATTCCAGCCAGGAAGTCCCTgtcatgccagggctgggctctgtgctgtgaGGATGTTGAagcccacaggagctgcaggggctcgttggacttgatgatcctggtgggtcccttccagcttggGATATTCCATAAACCTGTGATATTTGGAATACCTGCTCTGTGCTTTCCTCAGGCACTGTTAGAGCACCAAGCCCTCAATTTCCCCAGACCAGGAATCCCATCTGTGAGTGAGGGCAGCATGGGGCTGCTTCTCCCCTGGCCCACGCCAAAGAACACCAGCAGAACTGTCTGCAGCCTCtagaaaagatgtctgcaaatAAATGTGTTGATATGACTGGCAGTCACATTTTACAGAGGGATGAAGGGAAGCCCAAGCTCTTCATCAGCTTTTGGTCCCTGCATTGTGCTACAGAAGGTTTCATGAACATTTGCCATTTCAGCACCCCACAGAGAAAGCCTGAGGTGCCTTTTGGGGAGGGTCCAACAGCCTGAAGAGAATATTCTCCTCACTCTTTAGCAACTGTCATGTTTCACTTAGCAGGCAGTGATCGCCTTCCAAGACTGGTGGCTGAAATGATGCTGCTTTTGCTGGAACAACGACCACCGACTTCCATCAGGGTGTGCCGGACCAGCTGGGCTGGGTCCCATCTGGGGCCCTCTCTCTGTTTTCCCTCACGGCTCCGGGAGGGAGCAGCCCAGCACGGAGAGTCGGACTGCTCCCATCTCTCATCTCTCATCTCTGTGGGGTGGGAGGGTGTGAAGGCGCTTCTTAGCCCGGCGAGTCTGGCCTTGGTTTGGCTCGGGACGTGGGTCGGAACTGCGAGGCCGGGTGGGTGCagaccccggcccggccccgctccccgtcCCACGCCGAACCGCGGCTGCACATCGCCCGCAGCGCCGAGCACATCGCTGCGGCCCCACCTTCGCTTCATGTGCCGCCAGGTCATTAAAGCTGTAATTATGAGCGGTGTCTGCCCAGGTTGGCTCAGCCGCGGGCTCTGCTCCGCAGAGGGAACGCCCGGATCCTCCATCCCCTCACGGCGGCGCCTTCAGGGGAGCGCCGGGGACGCTCAGGGGCGCACGGAGCCTCCGTGTGAGGGCTCAGGGCCACGCACCCGCCTTTCCCAAACCGCGGCCTCGGACGAACGGAGCCACGGGATCCCCGGAGCACGCCAAGACCCTCCGGGACCCTGCGGGACCCTCACCCCTCCGGGTCCCACCGCCCCCGAGGCCAGCGCCGCCTGCGCTGCGACCCCCGGCCGGGGGTGGGCGCTCTCTCACGGGCCGCAAGGCACGCTGGGAGTCGTAGTCCTCGCCCACCGCACAGTGCCGGCCGCCCCTC from Melospiza melodia melodia isolate bMelMel2 chromosome 18, bMelMel2.pri, whole genome shotgun sequence encodes:
- the NDUFB6 gene encoding NADH dehydrogenase [ubiquinone] 1 beta subcomplex subunit 6 gives rise to the protein MSSPTQDERLRVQQLRALRRRWLRDQELSPREPVLPPQRLGPVAAFWERFLRPGEPWRHQVHNFYQGGRFVFLRVLLPAWAITYFVKYHLLKSPHGVVVANPRIFPGDRILETGEIMPPLKDEHHRHH